One genomic segment of Lewinellaceae bacterium includes these proteins:
- a CDS encoding SOS response-associated peptidase: MCGRSSLTKTEKELEERFHSTFYSEDLERYNPLPNYNVAPTQVMPVITNEDPEHFRPMRWGLIPFWAKDEKIGYKMINARIETLLEKSSFRTAVQKRRCLIPADGFYEWKKVGKGKQPYRIVTTNTDLFAFAGIWENWKNPQGEWIQSFTIITQPPNKVVAQLHDRMPAILLPEEERLWLEGELKAEDALQLIKPYPDEYTKAYPVSTRVNKAGVNDAELIEEVSADI; the protein is encoded by the coding sequence ATGTGCGGCAGATCGTCATTGACCAAAACTGAAAAAGAACTGGAAGAACGCTTCCACTCCACCTTTTATTCGGAGGACCTGGAGCGCTACAATCCATTGCCTAATTACAATGTGGCGCCTACCCAAGTCATGCCGGTCATTACCAATGAGGACCCTGAGCATTTCCGGCCTATGCGCTGGGGATTAATCCCTTTCTGGGCAAAAGATGAGAAGATCGGATATAAGATGATCAACGCACGGATCGAAACACTATTGGAAAAATCGTCATTCCGTACTGCGGTACAAAAGAGGCGATGCCTGATCCCCGCCGACGGATTCTACGAATGGAAGAAGGTCGGAAAGGGAAAGCAACCCTACCGTATTGTAACCACCAATACCGACCTGTTTGCATTTGCCGGCATCTGGGAAAACTGGAAAAACCCGCAGGGTGAGTGGATCCAGTCATTTACCATCATCACCCAACCACCCAATAAAGTGGTAGCCCAGCTGCACGATCGTATGCCTGCTATTTTGTTGCCTGAAGAAGAACGGTTGTGGCTGGAAGGTGAACTGAAGGCGGAAGATGCACTGCAGTTGATCAAGCCCTATCCGGATGAATACACCAAAGCCTATCCCGTATCCACCCGGGTGAACAAAGCAGGAGTAAACGATGCCGAACTCA
- a CDS encoding dehydrogenase: MTSGVHPALTFDSSTYTGDKLIHLYRQLLRPRLIEEKMLLLLRQGKITKWFSGIGQEAIAVGCAEALHPDEYIFTLHRNLGVFTSRQVPLLALFSQWQGKATGFTKGRDRSFHFGIPEYHIIGMISHLGPQLSLADGVAMAHRFKGERKVSLAFTGEGGTSEGEFHEALNLAAVWDLPVIFIIENNGYGLSTPTSEQFRCNWLAERAAGYGMEGITIDGNNILEVYKTIARYAEALRENPRPVLIECMTFRMRGHEEASGTKYVPPHLMETWAAKDPVDNYEHYLIEQGVLSETDTTAIRREIKQEIQQAWDLTELEPEVTAQEAVEISDVYRPCHHLPQPPASHTPKDELRFVDAVKDGLLEAMKKHPNLVLMGQDIAGYGGVFKITEGFLDRFGEERVRNTPLCESAVIGAALGASLHGLKTMVEMQFADFVSCGFNQIVNNLAKLHYRWEGLADVVIRMPTGAGTGAGPFHSQSNEAWFFHTPGLKIVYPSTPYDAKGLLLASFEDPNPVLYFEHKALYRKIKGEVPQGYYTVPIGEAEVIRAGGQATIITYGAGVHWATEVVAGNAWDIEIIDLRTLLPLDFETIEKSIRKTHRALILHEDTLTGGIGGEIAARIGETLFAELDAPVMRVASLDTPVPFAIALENVFLARQRLERTLEQLINY, from the coding sequence ATGACTTCCGGGGTACATCCTGCCTTGACTTTCGATTCATCTACCTATACCGGTGACAAGCTGATCCATCTTTACCGGCAGCTTTTGCGTCCCCGGCTTATCGAAGAAAAGATGCTTTTGCTGCTGCGGCAGGGCAAGATCACCAAGTGGTTTTCAGGCATCGGACAGGAGGCCATTGCGGTAGGATGTGCGGAAGCATTGCATCCGGATGAATACATCTTCACCCTGCACCGCAATCTGGGTGTCTTTACTTCCCGCCAGGTACCCTTACTCGCCTTGTTCAGCCAATGGCAGGGTAAAGCGACCGGCTTCACCAAAGGCCGTGACCGGTCATTTCATTTCGGGATACCTGAATACCACATCATCGGCATGATCTCCCACCTGGGACCTCAGCTATCACTCGCCGATGGTGTCGCCATGGCACATCGCTTTAAAGGCGAACGCAAAGTTTCCCTGGCATTTACCGGAGAAGGCGGAACCAGCGAGGGTGAATTTCACGAGGCGCTGAATCTTGCTGCCGTATGGGATCTCCCCGTCATCTTTATCATCGAGAACAACGGGTATGGCCTCTCAACGCCGACATCGGAACAATTCCGTTGTAACTGGCTTGCCGAGCGAGCAGCCGGCTATGGTATGGAGGGCATTACCATCGATGGAAACAACATCCTGGAGGTGTATAAAACCATCGCCCGTTATGCAGAGGCGTTGCGTGAAAATCCAAGACCGGTACTCATCGAATGCATGACTTTCCGGATGCGCGGTCACGAAGAAGCTTCCGGAACCAAATATGTCCCACCACACCTAATGGAGACCTGGGCTGCCAAGGATCCGGTTGACAATTACGAACATTATCTCATAGAACAGGGAGTGCTCAGTGAAACGGATACCACGGCTATCCGCCGTGAGATCAAACAGGAAATCCAGCAAGCCTGGGACTTAACGGAACTGGAGCCGGAGGTAACCGCTCAGGAAGCCGTTGAAATATCTGATGTTTACCGGCCATGCCATCACCTGCCACAACCACCTGCTTCACATACTCCAAAGGATGAACTTCGTTTCGTCGATGCCGTCAAGGATGGCCTGCTGGAAGCGATGAAGAAGCACCCCAATCTGGTGCTGATGGGTCAGGATATCGCCGGATACGGAGGTGTTTTCAAGATCACCGAAGGATTTCTGGATCGATTTGGTGAAGAACGTGTCCGCAATACCCCGCTCTGTGAGAGCGCGGTGATCGGAGCTGCATTGGGCGCCAGCCTGCATGGTTTGAAGACCATGGTCGAGATGCAATTTGCCGATTTTGTCAGCTGCGGATTTAACCAGATCGTCAACAACCTGGCCAAATTACACTACCGCTGGGAAGGCTTGGCCGACGTGGTGATCCGAATGCCCACGGGCGCCGGCACCGGAGCGGGACCATTTCATTCCCAAAGTAATGAGGCGTGGTTTTTTCATACACCGGGATTAAAAATTGTCTACCCGTCGACGCCCTATGATGCCAAAGGGTTGCTACTGGCATCCTTTGAGGATCCCAATCCGGTCCTGTATTTTGAACACAAGGCGCTCTACCGCAAAATCAAAGGTGAGGTGCCACAAGGCTATTATACGGTACCCATTGGAGAGGCAGAAGTTATTCGTGCGGGCGGCCAGGCCACCATAATAACCTATGGCGCTGGCGTACACTGGGCTACCGAAGTTGTAGCAGGCAATGCCTGGGACATCGAAATTATCGACCTGCGCACCTTGCTACCGCTGGATTTTGAGACCATTGAAAAAAGTATCCGTAAGACGCATCGTGCATTGATCCTCCATGAAGATACCCTGACGGGAGGCATAGGAGGAGAGATAGCAGCCCGTATCGGCGAAACATTATTTGCCGAACTGGATGCCCCGGTGATGCGTGTAGCAAGTTTGGATACCCCGGTGCCCTTCGCCATTGCGCTGGAAAATGTATTTTTGGCCCGTCAACGTCTGGAAAGGACGCTGGAACAATTGATTAACTATTAA
- a CDS encoding isoleucine--tRNA ligase: MYREYKGLDLPQIDKDILAFWMDQKIFSRSLSERQEGKPYVFYEGPPSANGKPGIHHVMARTVKDLFCRYHTMKGSLVERKGGWDTHGLPIELSVEKELGITKEDIGKTITIEEYNAKCRETVMRYKDLWDDITLKMGYWVDLDHPYITFENDYIESVWWLLGQLYEKGLLYKGYTIQPFSPAAGTGLSTHELNMPGAYREVKDVSAVAQFEVVQDKKSEFLYDLVPQGKVYFLAWTTTPWTLPSNTGLAVGANIEYVLVATFNPYTHEPVNLILAKELVNTWFKTEQEAAGYDNYQPEDKIIPYKVLGTWHGSQFERLNYQQLLPYVQPEGDAFIVMLGDFVSTEDGTGIVHIAPSFGADDMRVASKYGVGALTLVDKQGKFVDEVVDFAGRYVKDYKDEGDAYVNVDVDIVTKLKKENKLFGTQKYVHNYPHCWRTDKPVLYYPMDSWFIRSSACRDRMVELNKEINWKPAHTGEKRFANWLENLQDWNLSRSRFWGTPLPIWRTEDGSEEVCIGSVDQLRQEIEKANNTLGLAQQVPEDLHRPYIDEVVLASASGMPMRRETDLIDVWFDSGSMPYAQWHYPFENNQKFNDNFPADFIAEGVDQTRGWFFTLHAIASMVFDSVAFKNVVSNGLVQDKLGRKMSKRLGNTVEPFQTIAQYGADPTRWYLISNAQPWDNLKFDIEGVEEVRRKFFGTLYNTYAFFALYANIDGYQGREQRIPVNQRPEIDQWVLSELHSLIQGVDADYADYEPTNATRKIQYFLDEHLSNWYVRLCRRRFWKGDVTEDKLAAYQTLYECLITLAKLMSPVAPFFADWLYRNLNEVTGQEDHPSVHLSLFPVADASIVQKSLEEKMEYAQRIASMVLSLRKKERIRVRQPLPRILIPVVDDHFRTQIEAVADLIKAEVNVKSIEFVDDASGVIKKKAKANFKTLGKQLGKAMKEGASRIEEMTQQEIQQMEKEGSISITLSSGTYTLSSEDVVITSEDIPGWQVVSDRELTLALDTQLTPDLIAEGTARELINRIQNIRKQRDFNVTDRIAVRVSDHEVIRAAVQEFSGYICNETLANQLTVEPTVDGEPVDLFDDVTISMDVQVVG; this comes from the coding sequence ATGTACAGAGAATACAAAGGCCTGGATCTACCACAGATCGATAAAGACATCCTTGCCTTTTGGATGGATCAGAAAATATTCAGCCGCTCACTATCCGAGCGCCAGGAAGGGAAACCCTATGTCTTCTACGAGGGACCTCCATCTGCGAATGGGAAACCGGGTATTCATCACGTCATGGCCCGTACCGTTAAAGACCTCTTTTGTCGCTATCACACCATGAAGGGTAGCCTGGTAGAGCGTAAAGGTGGCTGGGATACCCATGGATTACCCATTGAGCTCAGCGTCGAAAAGGAATTGGGTATTACCAAGGAAGACATCGGTAAGACCATCACCATCGAAGAATACAATGCCAAATGCCGGGAAACCGTCATGCGCTATAAGGACCTGTGGGACGACATAACGCTGAAAATGGGCTATTGGGTCGATCTTGACCATCCGTACATCACTTTTGAGAACGACTACATCGAAAGTGTCTGGTGGTTGTTAGGCCAGCTGTATGAAAAGGGTCTCTTGTATAAAGGATACACCATACAGCCCTTTTCTCCGGCTGCGGGTACCGGCTTAAGCACCCATGAACTTAACATGCCAGGCGCCTACCGGGAAGTGAAAGATGTGTCTGCTGTCGCTCAGTTTGAGGTAGTGCAGGATAAGAAATCCGAATTTCTCTACGATCTGGTACCCCAGGGCAAGGTTTATTTCCTCGCCTGGACGACGACCCCCTGGACCTTGCCTTCCAATACCGGTCTGGCAGTAGGGGCGAATATCGAATACGTACTGGTAGCCACATTTAATCCATATACCCACGAACCGGTCAATCTGATCCTCGCTAAAGAATTGGTAAACACCTGGTTTAAAACAGAGCAGGAAGCAGCCGGTTACGACAACTATCAACCGGAAGATAAGATCATCCCGTATAAAGTCCTCGGGACCTGGCACGGTAGCCAATTTGAGCGCCTTAATTATCAGCAGCTCCTGCCATATGTCCAGCCGGAAGGTGATGCCTTTATTGTCATGCTGGGGGACTTCGTGTCCACCGAAGATGGTACTGGAATCGTGCACATTGCTCCATCCTTTGGAGCAGATGACATGCGGGTTGCTTCAAAATATGGAGTCGGAGCCCTGACACTGGTGGACAAGCAGGGGAAATTTGTGGATGAGGTCGTTGATTTTGCCGGTCGCTATGTCAAGGATTACAAAGATGAAGGCGATGCATATGTCAACGTGGATGTGGACATCGTCACCAAACTCAAGAAGGAAAATAAACTTTTCGGTACGCAGAAATACGTCCACAACTATCCGCACTGCTGGCGTACCGATAAGCCGGTGTTGTATTATCCCATGGACAGCTGGTTTATCCGCTCTTCTGCTTGCAGGGACCGGATGGTCGAACTGAACAAGGAGATCAACTGGAAGCCGGCGCATACCGGTGAGAAGCGATTTGCCAACTGGCTTGAAAACCTGCAGGACTGGAACCTCTCGCGCTCCCGCTTTTGGGGCACCCCGCTGCCGATCTGGCGCACGGAGGACGGTTCGGAAGAAGTCTGCATCGGTTCGGTAGACCAGCTTCGCCAGGAGATCGAAAAAGCAAACAATACCCTGGGACTGGCTCAGCAGGTCCCGGAAGATCTGCACCGTCCCTACATTGATGAGGTGGTGTTAGCCAGTGCTTCGGGAATGCCCATGCGTCGCGAAACCGACCTGATCGATGTATGGTTTGACAGCGGTTCGATGCCTTATGCACAGTGGCATTATCCTTTTGAGAACAATCAAAAGTTCAATGATAATTTTCCAGCCGACTTCATCGCTGAAGGAGTCGACCAGACCCGTGGTTGGTTCTTCACCCTCCATGCCATAGCTTCGATGGTCTTTGACAGTGTTGCATTTAAAAACGTCGTATCCAATGGCCTGGTCCAGGATAAACTGGGACGTAAAATGTCCAAACGACTGGGTAATACGGTGGAACCCTTCCAGACCATTGCCCAATACGGTGCAGATCCCACCCGTTGGTACCTGATCTCGAATGCACAGCCCTGGGATAACCTGAAATTTGATATCGAAGGGGTGGAAGAAGTGCGGCGCAAATTTTTTGGCACCCTGTACAATACCTATGCATTTTTTGCGCTGTATGCCAATATTGATGGTTACCAGGGCAGGGAGCAGCGTATACCGGTCAATCAACGCCCGGAAATCGACCAGTGGGTGCTTTCTGAATTACACTCCCTGATCCAGGGTGTCGATGCCGACTATGCCGATTACGAGCCCACCAATGCCACCCGGAAGATCCAGTATTTCCTGGACGAGCATTTGAGTAACTGGTACGTCCGTCTCTGTCGCCGCCGTTTTTGGAAGGGCGATGTGACTGAGGATAAACTGGCGGCCTACCAGACATTATACGAATGTCTGATCACCCTCGCTAAACTGATGTCACCGGTGGCACCATTCTTTGCGGACTGGCTGTATCGGAATCTTAATGAGGTGACCGGGCAGGAAGACCACCCTTCGGTACATTTAAGCTTGTTTCCGGTAGCCGATGCATCCATTGTCCAGAAGTCCCTGGAAGAGAAAATGGAATATGCCCAGCGGATTGCTTCGATGGTACTTTCCCTGCGGAAAAAAGAACGCATCCGCGTCCGTCAACCACTGCCGCGCATCCTGATACCGGTCGTGGATGATCATTTCAGGACCCAGATCGAAGCGGTAGCGGATCTGATCAAGGCAGAGGTCAATGTGAAATCCATTGAATTTGTGGATGACGCCTCCGGGGTGATCAAGAAAAAGGCCAAGGCTAACTTCAAGACATTGGGTAAGCAGCTGGGAAAGGCCATGAAGGAAGGTGCCAGCCGTATCGAAGAAATGACACAGCAGGAGATACAGCAAATGGAAAAAGAAGGTAGCATTTCCATCACCCTATCATCCGGAACGTATACCCTTTCATCGGAAGATGTGGTCATTACTTCGGAAGACATTCCAGGCTGGCAGGTCGTCAGTGATCGGGAGCTGACACTGGCTCTGGATACCCAGCTGACTCCGGATCTGATCGCAGAGGGTACCGCCAGAGAGCTGATCAACCGTATCCAGAACATCCGGAAGCAGCGGGACTTCAATGTCACCGATCGGATTGCGGTGCGGGTGAGTGATCACGAGGTGATCCGTGCAGCGGTACAGGAATTCTCCGGTTATATTTGCAATGAGACACTGGCCAACCAGCTGACAGTGGAGCCAACAGTAGATGGAGAACCGGTAGATCTCTTTGATGACGTAACGATTTCCATGGATGTTCAGGTGGTGGGCTGA
- a CDS encoding isoprenyl transferase — MDYKSLIIPEKLPQHVAIIMDGNGRWAKQHSKPRVFGHRNGVKAVRETTEAAAELGINYLTLYAFSTENWNRPQMEVNALLHLLVETLSKEIHTLMENNIRLTAIGDLAALPEHTHRALLEGIEKTKSNTRMTLVLALNYSGRWDIVQAARNMARSVKEGKLDADSIDEKCFQDFLATRGIPDPEFMIRTSGEQRTSNFLCYQLAYAELYFTTVLWPDFRKEHLYQAIVAYQQRERRFGMISEQLA; from the coding sequence ATGGATTACAAGAGCCTGATCATACCTGAAAAATTACCACAGCATGTGGCCATTATCATGGATGGTAACGGTCGTTGGGCCAAGCAGCACAGCAAACCTCGTGTCTTTGGCCATCGCAATGGGGTGAAGGCTGTCCGGGAGACCACAGAGGCAGCCGCTGAATTAGGCATCAATTACCTCACCCTCTATGCTTTTTCGACCGAAAACTGGAACCGCCCACAGATGGAAGTCAATGCACTGCTGCATTTGCTGGTGGAAACGTTGTCCAAAGAGATCCATACCCTGATGGAAAACAATATCCGGCTGACCGCCATTGGTGATCTGGCTGCCCTGCCGGAACATACCCATCGCGCCCTGCTGGAAGGGATTGAGAAGACAAAATCCAATACCCGCATGACCCTGGTGCTGGCCTTGAATTACAGCGGACGCTGGGATATCGTCCAGGCTGCCCGTAATATGGCCCGCAGCGTGAAAGAGGGCAAGCTGGATGCCGACAGCATCGATGAAAAGTGTTTCCAGGATTTCCTCGCTACCCGCGGGATACCCGACCCGGAATTTATGATCCGCACTTCCGGCGAGCAAAGGACCAGCAATTTTTTATGCTACCAACTTGCCTACGCTGAATTGTATTTCACTACCGTGCTCTGGCCTGACTTCCGCAAGGAACACCTCTACCAGGCTATCGTCGCCTATCAGCAGCGGGAACGTCGTTTTGGCATGATCAGCGAGCAGCTGGCATAA
- a CDS encoding glycosyltransferase family 2 protein, with amino-acid sequence MYKGQKVIVVLPAYNAAKTLEKTFREIPMELVDDVILCDDFSTDETSEEARRLGIDHVIRHEQNKGYGGNQKTLYNAALELGGDIVIMLHPDYQYTPKLIPSMVNIIGEDLYPVVLGSRILGKGALDGGMPYYKYVANRFLTLFQNILVNHKLSEYHTGYRAFHARVLRGINFQVNSDDFVFDNEMLSQIIYAGFPIAEISCPTKYFEEASSINFRRSVKYGLGVMRVSLAHFLNKVGLMKSERYGKR; translated from the coding sequence ATGTATAAAGGTCAAAAGGTTATTGTCGTCCTTCCTGCCTACAATGCGGCAAAAACACTCGAAAAAACCTTCCGTGAAATACCCATGGAACTTGTCGATGACGTCATCCTCTGTGATGACTTCAGCACCGACGAGACCTCGGAAGAAGCACGTCGGCTGGGCATCGATCATGTGATCCGGCACGAACAAAACAAAGGGTATGGCGGAAACCAGAAGACCCTTTACAATGCTGCCCTGGAGCTGGGAGGAGACATTGTGATCATGCTCCATCCGGACTATCAGTACACACCCAAACTTATCCCATCGATGGTGAACATCATCGGCGAAGATCTCTATCCGGTGGTACTGGGGTCGCGTATTCTGGGTAAAGGAGCACTGGATGGTGGCATGCCTTACTATAAATACGTCGCCAACCGCTTTCTCACATTGTTTCAAAACATCCTGGTCAATCACAAGCTTTCAGAATACCATACCGGGTACCGGGCTTTTCATGCGCGTGTATTACGTGGTATCAACTTCCAGGTGAACTCCGATGATTTTGTCTTTGACAATGAAATGCTTTCCCAAATCATCTATGCCGGCTTTCCCATCGCCGAGATCTCCTGTCCCACCAAATATTTCGAAGAAGCCTCCAGTATCAATTTCCGCCGCAGCGTCAAATACGGATTGGGCGTCATGCGCGTCTCATTAGCCCATTTTCTTAACAAAGTGGGTTTGATGAAGTCAGAGCGGTATGGTAAAAGGTAA
- a CDS encoding DUF5606 domain-containing protein produces the protein MNLEKVVAVSGLPGLYKLVTPRNNGLIIEDFDTGKKRFISIRQHVFTPLASVSIFTEDEPEELNTIFAAMEAKAGELDADTALENNQDLAEYFGEILPSYDRDRVHIGDMKKVVKWYLFLRDHQLLHGGDEEE, from the coding sequence ATGAATTTAGAAAAGGTCGTCGCAGTCAGTGGATTGCCCGGACTGTACAAATTGGTTACCCCTCGCAATAATGGCCTGATCATCGAAGATTTCGATACCGGTAAAAAGCGGTTCATCTCCATCCGGCAGCATGTCTTCACGCCCCTGGCATCTGTCTCGATCTTCACCGAAGATGAGCCGGAAGAACTAAACACCATCTTTGCAGCTATGGAAGCTAAAGCTGGTGAACTGGATGCGGATACTGCTTTGGAAAACAACCAGGACCTGGCCGAGTATTTCGGTGAGATCCTCCCCAGCTACGACCGTGACCGGGTCCATATCGGTGACATGAAAAAAGTCGTGAAGTGGTATCTTTTTCTTCGCGATCACCAATTACTCCATGGAGGCGACGAAGAAGAATAA
- the bamA gene encoding outer membrane protein assembly factor BamA has translation MDLKQLVLYSLFIVLGLPAFGQTTDSLPVVSYDSYQEYEIGEVSVTGAHFTDENAIVSLSGLKVGDRITIPGDRFGKAITKLYKLGLFTQVRILKTKQIGDVVYLTIDVTERPRLSKYNFKGVRKGQTETLNEKLEPFLIKGSSVTTNTKQNAINAIKKYYREKGFLDVDVSVAEMMDNEKTNSISLTFTVDPHEKVKIKDIQFVGNKEVTSGKLRRKMKNIHRKSKIFAKSRLVNKEFEEDKTAIIDYYNTVGYRDAQITHDSIWRNDDGELMIRIFLEEGTQYFFRNITWKGNTIHDNKTLDSYLGIEKGDVYNKELLDQRLHYSPDGRDVSSLYLDDGYLFFRVDPVEVAIVGDSIDIEMRILEGPQATIDKVDIRGNTITHEHVIRREVFTRPGNKFSRSDIVRSQRQIIALGFFDPEKISMNTPINQERGTVDIEYVLEEKPSDQLELSAGWGGYSGVIGTLGFQFNNFSLRNITNRKAWRPLPKGDGQKLSIRAQTNSRFYQSYNFNFTEPWLGGKKANSFSLGAQYSKFDRTLFSQGVLAIGSIYTGLGTQLKWPDDFFVLSATANIENIVLQDYAYGGFYYNGQAVTDGRFNNFSLRLNLTRSTVFEPTFPRSGSRISVTAQLTPPYSLLNNKNYDEISIQDRFHFLEYHKWRIDAEWYATLVGKLVFRASAKMGYLGYYNSEVGISPFERFELGGDGLSNQTIGIQGKDILSLRGYEVSDIAVNSNSVGGGNIFNKYSLELRYPVSLEQNSTIYVLAFLDGGNSWLGGRNYRPFDLRRSSGLGLRVFLPMFGLLGFDYGFGWDKPSLISSGAKWTEFGKFSIVLGFEPD, from the coding sequence ATGGATTTAAAGCAGCTTGTACTATACAGCCTATTCATCGTGCTAGGGTTACCGGCTTTCGGTCAGACGACCGATAGTTTGCCGGTTGTTTCGTACGATTCTTATCAGGAATACGAGATCGGAGAGGTCAGTGTGACCGGAGCACACTTCACGGATGAGAATGCAATTGTCAGCCTGAGTGGCTTGAAAGTGGGGGATCGCATCACCATCCCCGGCGACCGGTTTGGTAAGGCCATTACCAAATTGTACAAGCTGGGACTGTTTACCCAGGTGCGGATCCTGAAGACCAAGCAGATCGGTGATGTCGTCTACCTTACGATCGATGTCACGGAAAGACCACGGTTGTCCAAATACAATTTTAAAGGAGTTCGCAAAGGGCAAACCGAAACGCTGAATGAAAAGCTGGAGCCGTTTCTTATAAAAGGGAGCAGCGTCACCACCAATACCAAGCAAAACGCGATCAATGCCATCAAGAAATATTACCGTGAGAAAGGATTTTTGGATGTAGATGTATCGGTCGCTGAAATGATGGATAATGAAAAGACCAACAGCATCTCTCTGACCTTTACGGTGGATCCTCACGAAAAGGTTAAGATCAAGGATATTCAGTTTGTTGGTAATAAGGAGGTCACTTCCGGCAAACTGCGGCGGAAAATGAAGAACATTCACCGCAAGTCCAAGATTTTTGCCAAGTCACGTCTGGTTAACAAAGAATTCGAAGAAGATAAGACGGCGATCATTGATTACTACAATACCGTAGGTTATCGTGATGCGCAGATCACCCATGACTCCATCTGGCGTAATGATGACGGGGAATTGATGATCCGGATCTTCCTGGAAGAAGGAACTCAATATTTCTTCCGGAACATCACCTGGAAGGGAAATACCATTCACGATAATAAAACCCTGGACAGCTATTTAGGCATCGAAAAAGGTGATGTTTACAACAAAGAATTGCTGGATCAACGATTGCACTACAGCCCGGATGGCCGGGATGTCAGCTCCCTGTATCTGGATGACGGATATTTGTTTTTCCGGGTTGATCCGGTGGAAGTAGCCATCGTCGGCGATTCCATCGATATTGAAATGCGCATCCTGGAGGGACCGCAGGCAACCATCGATAAAGTCGATATACGGGGTAATACCATCACCCATGAGCACGTCATTCGCCGGGAGGTGTTTACCCGCCCGGGGAATAAGTTCAGCCGTTCCGACATCGTCCGGTCCCAGCGTCAGATCATCGCCCTGGGATTCTTCGATCCCGAAAAAATTTCCATGAATACCCCTATCAACCAGGAGCGCGGTACAGTCGATATCGAATACGTCCTGGAAGAAAAACCCTCCGATCAGCTGGAATTGTCCGCTGGATGGGGTGGTTATTCCGGGGTTATCGGTACGCTGGGCTTCCAGTTCAATAACTTCTCGCTGCGTAACATCACCAACCGCAAAGCCTGGCGGCCACTGCCGAAAGGGGATGGACAGAAATTGAGTATCCGCGCCCAGACCAACAGCCGCTTCTATCAGTCGTACAATTTTAACTTTACCGAGCCCTGGTTAGGTGGCAAAAAGGCCAATTCGTTCAGCCTTGGCGCCCAGTATTCCAAATTTGACCGTACACTGTTCAGTCAGGGTGTGCTGGCTATCGGCTCCATCTATACCGGTTTGGGTACCCAGTTAAAATGGCCGGATGACTTTTTCGTCTTAAGTGCCACGGCTAATATTGAAAACATTGTCCTGCAGGATTATGCCTACGGTGGATTTTATTACAATGGCCAGGCTGTCACGGATGGACGCTTCAATAACTTCAGCCTCAGGCTAAATCTGACGCGCAGCACAGTGTTTGAACCGACGTTCCCGAGGTCGGGATCCCGGATATCCGTCACGGCACAGTTGACGCCACCGTATTCATTGTTGAATAACAAAAACTACGACGAGATCTCCATCCAGGACCGCTTCCATTTCCTTGAATACCACAAGTGGCGGATCGACGCTGAATGGTATGCTACCCTGGTCGGCAAACTGGTCTTCCGGGCGAGCGCCAAAATGGGTTACCTCGGGTATTACAACTCGGAAGTTGGTATCTCTCCGTTCGAGCGGTTTGAGCTGGGGGGTGATGGTCTTTCCAACCAAACCATCGGAATTCAGGGTAAAGACATCCTCTCTCTGCGTGGTTATGAGGTAAGTGATATCGCAGTAAATAGCAACAGCGTCGGTGGAGGTAACATCTTCAATAAATATTCGCTGGAATTGCGTTACCCGGTCTCGCTGGAACAGAATTCCACCATCTATGTACTTGCATTCCTGGACGGCGGTAACAGCTGGCTGGGAGGTAGGAACTACCGTCCATTCGATTTGCGCCGTTCCAGTGGGTTAGGCCTACGGGTCTTCCTGCCCATGTTCGGTCTGCTGGGATTTGACTACGGTTTCGGTTGGGATAAACCCAGCCTGATCAGTTCCGGTGCCAAGTGGACTGAATTCGGGAAGTTCAGTATCGTTCTGGGCTTTGAACCGGATTAA